A DNA window from Myxocyprinus asiaticus isolate MX2 ecotype Aquarium Trade chromosome 45, UBuf_Myxa_2, whole genome shotgun sequence contains the following coding sequences:
- the LOC127435383 gene encoding uncharacterized protein LOC127435383 isoform X1, giving the protein MERRNIFGLLYICSSIFALNDATLSSTIASTNSSNLTTASPNNTSITTGSPNNSNITTASPNNSNITTGSPNNTSITTGSPNNTSITTGSPNNTSITTASLNNTSITTGSPNNTSITTGFPNNTSITTGSPNNTSITTGSPNNTSITTGSPNNTSITTGSPNNTSITTGSPNNTSITTGSPNNSNITTGSPNNSNITTASPNNSNITTGSPNNTSITTGSPNNTSITTGSPNNTSITTASLNNTSITTGSPNNTSITTGFPNNTSITTGSPNNTSITTGSPNNTSITTGFPNNTSITTGSPNNTSITTGSPNNTSITTGFPNNTSITTGSPNNTSITTASLNNTSITAGSPNNTNITTASSNNTNITTASPNSTNITTAFPNNTITTASLNNSNITTASPNNTITTASPNSTNTTTASSNNTNITTASPNSTNITTVSPNNSNITTASLKSTNITTMSPNNSNISTASPKSTSTTTAPVTQFEINFSINDTFKDVYSNLNDPETIKLKDRITSEVSQVYKKRFPNFIRMVILRFRSGSIVTDSVLEFDNNGTRPNVSEVTNTFVQAATNGNFNFTVDLKSVNVSESAVTQNVTSTTAFSSNTTTASPNNSNITTASPNNSNITTASLNNSNITTASLNNSNITTASPNNSNITTASPNNSNITTASPNNSNITTASLNNTNITTASPNNSNITTASLNRTNITTASPISITTSTAPVTQFEINFSIIETFKDVYSNLNDPETIKLKDRITFEVSQVYKKRFPNFVRMVILRFRSGSIVTDSVLEFDNNGTRPNVSEVTNTFVQAATNGNFNFTVDLKSVNVSESAVTQNVTSTTTFSSNTTTASPNNSNITTASLNRTNITTASPNNSNITTASLNNSNITTASLNRTNITTASLNNTNITTASPNNSNITTASLNNSNITTASPNNSNITTASLNRTNITTASLNNTNITTASPNNSNITTASLNNSNITTASLNNTNITTASLNNSNITTASLNRTNITTASPISITTSTAPVTKFNISFSINETFNAVYSNLNDPETIKLKDRITTGVFKVYKIRFPNFVRMVILRFRSGSIVTDSVLEFDNNGTRPNVSEVKDTFVQAATNGNFNFTVDLKSVNVSESAVTQNVTSTTAFSSNTTTASPNNSNITTASPNNSNITTASPNNSNITTASLNNSNITTASPNNSNITTASLNNTNITTASLNNSNITTASLNNSNITTASPISITTSTAPVTKFNISFSIIETFNAVYSNLNDPETIKLKDRITTGVFKVYKIRFPNFVRMVILRFRSGSIVTDSVLEFDNNGTRPNVSEVKDTFVQAATNGNFNFTVDLKSVNVSESAVTQNVTSTTTFSSNTTTASPNNSNTTTASLNNSNITTASLNNSNTTTASPNNSNITTASLNRTNITTASLNNSNITTASLNNSNITTASPNNSNITTASLNRTNITTASLNNSNITTASLNRTNTTTASLNNSNITTASPNNSNITTASPNNSNITTASLNNSNITTASLNRTNTTTASPISITTSTAPVTKFNISFSIIETFNAVYSNLNDPETIKLKDRITTGVFKVYKIRFPNFVRMVILRFRSGSIVTDSVLEFDNNGTRPNVSEVKDTFVQAATNGNFNFTVDLKSVNVSESAVNVTSDATVSSNTTTASLNNSNTTTASLNNSNTTTASLNNSNTTTASPISTSITTAPVKQFSVTFKIIDTFLNVYSNMSATETIKLANNITSQIMRVYRVRFVNFLRMFIRQFRSGSIVTDSVLEFNNSGTLPNVTEVARTLVQAVKDGNFTFKIDVTSINVTDSSGNTSSRSPVLASMLTALWMTLTSLLLSAVMHL; this is encoded by the exons ATGCAACATTATCTAGCACAATTGCATCTACTAACAGCAGCAACCTCACAACTGCATCTCCTAATAACACCAGCATCACAACTGGATCTCCTAATAACAGCAACATCACAACTGCATCTCCTAATAACAGCAACATCACAACTGGATCACCTAATAATACCAGCATCACAACTGGATCACCTAATAATACCAGCATCACAACTGGATCACCTAATAACACCAGCATCACAACTGCATCTCTGAATAACACCAGCATCACAACTGGATCACCTAATAACACCAGCATCACAACTGGATTTCCTAATAACACCAGCATCACAACTGGATCACCTAATAATACCAGCATCACAACTGGATCACCTAATAATACCAGCATCACAACTGGATCACCTAATAACACCAGCATCACAACTGGATCACCTAATAATACCAGCATCACAACTGGATCACCTAATAATACCAGCATCACAACTGGATCTCCTAATAACAGCAACATCACAACTGGATCTCCTAATAACAGCAACATCACAACTGCATCTCCTAATAACAGCAACATCACAACTGGATCACCTAATAATACCAGCATCACAACTGGATCACCTAATAATACCAGCATCACAACTGGATCACCTAATAACACCAGCATCACAACTGCATCTCTGAATAACACCAGCATCACAACTGGATCACCTAATAACACCAGCATCACAACTGGATTTCCTAATAACACCAGCATCACAACTGGATCACCTAATAATACCAGCATCACAACTGGATCACCTAATAACACCAGCATCACAACTGGATTTCCTAATAACACCAGCATCACAACTGGATCTCCTAATAATACCAGCATCACAACTGGATCACCTAATAACACCAGCATCACAACTGGATTTCCTAATAACACCAGCATCACAACTGGATCACCTAATAACACCAGCATCACAACTGCATCTCTGAATAACACCAGCATCACAGCTGGATCTCCTAATAACACGAACATCACAACTGCATCCTCTAATAACACCAACATCACAACTGCATCTCCGAATAGCACCAACATCACAACTGCATTTCCTAATAAcaccatcacaactgcatctcTGAATAACAGCAACATCACAACTGCATCTCCGAATAAcaccatcacaactgcatctcCTAATAGCACCAACACCACAACTGCATCTTCTAATAACACCAACATCACAACTGCATCTCCTAATAGCACCAACATCACAACTGTATCTCCAAATAACAGCAACATCACAACTGCATCTCTGAAAAGCACCAACATCACAACTATGTCTCCTAATAACAGCAACATATCAACTGCATCTCCTAAAAGCACCAGCACCACAACTGCACCTGTTacacagtttgaaataaatttcaGCATTAATGACACATTCAAGGATGTCTACTCAAATTTGAATGATCCTGAAACTATAAAGCTGAAAGATCGCATCACCTCTGAG GTTTCCCAAGTTTACAAGAAGCGTTTTCCAAACTTTATTCGCATGGTTATTCTGCGATTCAG GAGCGGCTCCATTGTGACAGATAGTGTCCTTGAATTTGATAACAATGGCACTCGCCCTAACGTGTCAGAAGTGACAAACACCTTTGTTCAGGCAGCTACAAATGGAAACTTCAACTTCACGGTTGATCTGAAATCTGTCAATGTTTCAGAATCTGCTG TAACCCAGAATGTGACCTCAACTACAGCATTCTCTAGCAACACCACAACTGCATCACCTAATAACAGCAACATCACAACTGCATCTCCGAATAACAGCAACATCACAACTGCATCTCTGAATAACAGCAACATCACAACTGCATCTCTGAATAACAGCAACATCACAACTGCATCTCCGAATAACAGCAACATCACAACTGCATCTCCGAATAACAGCAACATCACAACTGCATCTCCGAATAACAGCAACATCACAACTGCATCTCTGAATAACACCAACATCACAACTGCATCTCCGAATAACAGCAACATCACAACTGCATCTCTGAATAGAACCAACATCACAACTGCATCTCCTATTAGCATCACCACTTCAACTGCACCTGTTacacagtttgaaataaatttcaGCATTATTGAAACATTCAAGGATGTCTACTCAAATTTGAATGATCCTGAAACTATAAAGCTGAAAGATCGCATCACCTTTGAG GTTTCCCAAGTTTACAAGAAGCGTTTTCCAAACTTTGTTCGAATGGTTATTCTGCGATTCAG GAGCGGCTCCATTGTGACAGATAGTGTCCTTGAATTTGATAACAATGGCACTCGCCCTAATGTGTCAGAAGTGACAAACACCTTCGTTCAGGCAGCTACAAATGGAAACTTCAACTTCACAGTTGATCTGAAATCTGTCAATGTTTCAGAATCTGCTG TAACCCAGAATGTGACCTCAACTACAACATTCTCTAGCAACACCACAACTGCATCACCTAATAACAGCAACATCACAACTGCATCTCTGAATAGAACCAACATCACAACTGCATCTCCGAATAACAGCAACATCACAACTGCATCTCTGAATAACAGCAACATCACAACTGCATCTCTGAATAGAACCAACATCACAACTGCATCTCTGAATAACACCAACATCACAACTGCATCTCCGAATAACAGCAACATCACAACTGCATCTCTGAATAACAGCAACATCACAACTGCATCTCCGAATAACAGCAACATCACAACTGCATCTCTGAATAGAACCAACATCACAACTGCATCTCTGAATAACACCAACATCACAACTGCATCTCCGAATAACAGCAACATCACAACTGCATCTCTGAATAACAGCAACATCACAACTGCATCTCTGAATAACACCAACATCACAACTGCATCTCTGAATAACAGCAACATCACAACTGCATCTCTGAATAGAACCAACATCACAACTGCATCTCCTATTAGCATCACCACTTCAACTGCACCTGTTACAAAGTTTAATATAAGTTTCAGCATTAATGAAACATTCAATGCTGTCTACTCAAATTTGAATGATCCTGAAACCATAAAGCTGAAAGATCGCATCACCACTGGG GTTTTCAAAGTTTACAAGATCCGTTTTCCAAACTTTGTTCGCATGGTTATTCTGCGATTCAG GAGCGGCTCCATTGTGACAGATAGTGTCCTTGAATTTGACAACAATGGCACTCGCCCTAACGTGTCAGAAGTTAAAGACACCTTCGTTCAGGCAGCTACAAATGGAAACTTCAACTTCACGGTTGATCTGAAATCTGTCAATGTTTCAGAATCTGCTG TAACCCAGAATGTGACCTCAACTACAGCATTCTCTAGCAACACCACAACTGCATCACCTAATAACAGCAACATCACAACTGCATCACCTAATAACAGCAACATCACAACTGCATCACCTAATAACAGCAACATCACAACTGCATCTCTGAATAACAGCAACATCACAACTGCATCTCCGAATAACAGCAACATCACAACTGCATCTCTGAATAACACCAACATCACAACTGCATCTCTGAATAACAGCAACATCACAACTGCATCTCTGAATAACAGCAACATCACAACTGCATCTCCTATTAGCATCACCACTTCAACTGCACCTGTTACAAAGTTTAATATAAGTTTCAGCATTATTGAAACATTCAATGCTGTCTACTCAAATTTGAATGATCCTGAAACCATAAAGCTGAAAGATCGCATCACCACTGGG GTTTTCAAAGTTTACAAGATCCGTTTTCCAAACTTTGTTCGTATGGTTATTCTGCGATTCAG GAGCGGCTCCATTGTGACAGATAGTGTCCTTGAATTTGATAACAATGGCACTCGCCCTAATGTGTCAGAAGTTAAAGACACCTTCGTTCAGGCAGCTACAAATGGAAACTTCAACTTCACAGTTGATCTGAAATCTGTCAATGTTTCAGAATCTGCTG TAACCCAGAATGTGACCTCAACTACAACATTCTCTAGCAACACCACAACTGCATCACCTAATAACAGCAACACCACAACTGCATCTCTGAATAACAGCAACATCACAACTGCATCTCTGAATAACAGCAACACCACAACTGCATCTCCGAATAACAGCAACATCACAACTGCATCTCTGAATAGAACCAACATCACAACTGCATCTCTGAATAACAGCAACATCACAACTGCATCTCTGAATAACAGCAACATCACAACTGCATCTCCGAATAACAGCAACATCACAACTGCATCTCTGAATAGAACCAACATCACAACTGCATCTCTGAATAACAGCAACATCACAACTGCATCTCTGAATAGAACCAACACCACAACTGCATCTCTGAATAATAGCAACATCACAACTGCATCTCCGAATAACAGCAACATCACAACTGCATCTCCGAATAACAGCAACATCACAACTGCATCTCTGAATAACAGCAACATCACAACTGCATCTCTGAATAGAACCAACACCACAACTGCATCTCCTATTAGCATCACCACTTCAACTGCACCTGTTACAAAGTTTAATATAAGTTTCAGCATTATTGAAACATTCAATGCTGTCTACTCAAATTTGAATGATCCTGAAACCATAAAGCTGAAAGATCGCATCACCACTGGG GTTTTCAAAGTTTACAAGATCCGTTTTCCAAACTTTGTTCGTATGGTTATTCTGCGATTCAG GAGCGGCTCCATTGTGACAGATAGTGTCCTTGAATTTGATAACAATGGCACTCGCCCTAATGTGTCAGAAGTTAAAGACACCTTCGTTCAGGCAGCTACAAATGGAAACTTCAACTTCACGGTTGATCTGAAATCTGTCAATGTTTCAGAATCTGCTG TGAATGTGACTTCAGATGCAACAGTCTCTAGCAACACCACAACTGCATCTCTGAATAACAGCAACACCACAACTGCATCTCTGAATAACAGCAACACCACAACTGCATCTCTGAATAACAGCAACACCACAACTGCATCTCCAATTAGCACCAGTATCACAACTGCACCTGTTAAACAGTTTAGCGTAACTTTCAAAATTATTGATACATTCCTGAATGTCTACTCCAATATGAGCGCTACTGAAACCATAAAGCTGGCAAATAACATAACCTCTCag ATTATGCGAGTTTACAGGGTCCGTTTTGTGAACTTCCTTCGTATGTTTATTCGGCAATTCAG GAGTGGCTCCATTGTGACAGACAGTGTCCTTGAATTTAACAACAGCGGCACTCTCCCTAATGTGACTGAAGTGGCAAGAACTCTTGTTCAGGCAGTTAAAGATGGAAATTTCACCTTCAAAATTGATGTTACCTCCATCAATGTTACAGACTCCTCAGGGAACACTT CTTCTAGGTCTCCAGTCTTGGCCAGTATGCTCACAGCTTTGTGGATGACCCTCACATCACTTCTTTTGTCAGCTGTAATGCACCTCTGA
- the LOC127435383 gene encoding uncharacterized protein LOC127435383 isoform X4 produces the protein MERRNIFGLLYICSSIFALNDATLSSTIASTNSSNLTTASPNNTSITTGSPNNSNITTASPNNSNITTGSPNNTSITTGSPNNTSITTGSPNNTSITTASLNNTSITTGSPNNTSITTGFPNNTSITTGSPNNTSITTGSPNNTSITTGSPNNTSITTGSPNNTSITTGSPNNTSITTGSPNNSNITTGSPNNSNITTASPNNSNITTGSPNNTSITTGSPNNTSITTGSPNNTSITTASLNNTSITTGSPNNTSITTGFPNNTSITTGSPNNTSITTGSPNNTSITTGFPNNTSITTGSPNNTSITTGSPNNTSITTGFPNNTSITTGSPNNTSITTASLNNTSITAGSPNNTNITTASSNNTNITTASPNSTNITTAFPNNTITTASLNNSNITTASPNNTITTASPNSTNTTTASSNNTNITTASPNSTNITTVSPNNSNITTASLKSTNITTMSPNNSNISTASPKSTSTTTAPVTQFEINFSINDTFKDVYSNLNDPETIKLKDRITSEVSQVYKKRFPNFIRMVILRFRSGSIVTDSVLEFDNNGTRPNVSEVTNTFVQAATNGNFNFTVDLKSVNVSESAVTQNVTSTTAFSSNTTTASPNNSNITTASPNNSNITTASLNNSNITTASLNNSNITTASPNNSNITTASPNNSNITTASPNNSNITTASLNNTNITTASPNNSNITTASLNRTNITTASPISITTSTAPVTQFEINFSIIETFKDVYSNLNDPETIKLKDRITFEVSQVYKKRFPNFVRMVILRFRSGSIVTDSVLEFDNNGTRPNVSEVTNTFVQAATNGNFNFTVDLKSVNVSESAVTQNVTSTTTFSSNTTTASPNNSNITTASLNRTNITTASPNNSNITTASLNNSNITTASLNRTNITTASLNNTNITTASPNNSNITTASLNNSNITTASPNNSNITTASLNRTNITTASLNNTNITTASPNNSNITTASLNNSNITTASLNNTNITTASLNNSNITTASLNRTNITTASPISITTSTAPVTKFNISFSINETFNAVYSNLNDPETIKLKDRITTGVFKVYKIRFPNFVRMVILRFRSGSIVTDSVLEFDNNGTRPNVSEVKDTFVQAATNGNFNFTVDLKSVNVSESAVTQNVTSTTTFSSNTTTASPNNSNTTTASLNNSNITTASLNNSNTTTASPNNSNITTASLNRTNITTASLNNSNITTASLNNSNITTASPNNSNITTASLNRTNITTASLNNSNITTASLNRTNTTTASLNNSNITTASPNNSNITTASPNNSNITTASLNNSNITTASLNRTNTTTASPISITTSTAPVTKFNISFSIIETFNAVYSNLNDPETIKLKDRITTGVFKVYKIRFPNFVRMVILRFRSGSIVTDSVLEFDNNGTRPNVSEVKDTFVQAATNGNFNFTVDLKSVNVSESAVNVTSDATVSSNTTTASLNNSNTTTASLNNSNTTTASLNNSNTTTASPISTSITTAPVKQFSVTFKIIDTFLNVYSNMSATETIKLANNITSQIMRVYRVRFVNFLRMFIRQFRSGSIVTDSVLEFNNSGTLPNVTEVARTLVQAVKDGNFTFKIDVTSINVTDSSGNTSSRSPVLASMLTALWMTLTSLLLSAVMHL, from the exons ATGCAACATTATCTAGCACAATTGCATCTACTAACAGCAGCAACCTCACAACTGCATCTCCTAATAACACCAGCATCACAACTGGATCTCCTAATAACAGCAACATCACAACTGCATCTCCTAATAACAGCAACATCACAACTGGATCACCTAATAATACCAGCATCACAACTGGATCACCTAATAATACCAGCATCACAACTGGATCACCTAATAACACCAGCATCACAACTGCATCTCTGAATAACACCAGCATCACAACTGGATCACCTAATAACACCAGCATCACAACTGGATTTCCTAATAACACCAGCATCACAACTGGATCACCTAATAATACCAGCATCACAACTGGATCACCTAATAATACCAGCATCACAACTGGATCACCTAATAACACCAGCATCACAACTGGATCACCTAATAATACCAGCATCACAACTGGATCACCTAATAATACCAGCATCACAACTGGATCTCCTAATAACAGCAACATCACAACTGGATCTCCTAATAACAGCAACATCACAACTGCATCTCCTAATAACAGCAACATCACAACTGGATCACCTAATAATACCAGCATCACAACTGGATCACCTAATAATACCAGCATCACAACTGGATCACCTAATAACACCAGCATCACAACTGCATCTCTGAATAACACCAGCATCACAACTGGATCACCTAATAACACCAGCATCACAACTGGATTTCCTAATAACACCAGCATCACAACTGGATCACCTAATAATACCAGCATCACAACTGGATCACCTAATAACACCAGCATCACAACTGGATTTCCTAATAACACCAGCATCACAACTGGATCTCCTAATAATACCAGCATCACAACTGGATCACCTAATAACACCAGCATCACAACTGGATTTCCTAATAACACCAGCATCACAACTGGATCACCTAATAACACCAGCATCACAACTGCATCTCTGAATAACACCAGCATCACAGCTGGATCTCCTAATAACACGAACATCACAACTGCATCCTCTAATAACACCAACATCACAACTGCATCTCCGAATAGCACCAACATCACAACTGCATTTCCTAATAAcaccatcacaactgcatctcTGAATAACAGCAACATCACAACTGCATCTCCGAATAAcaccatcacaactgcatctcCTAATAGCACCAACACCACAACTGCATCTTCTAATAACACCAACATCACAACTGCATCTCCTAATAGCACCAACATCACAACTGTATCTCCAAATAACAGCAACATCACAACTGCATCTCTGAAAAGCACCAACATCACAACTATGTCTCCTAATAACAGCAACATATCAACTGCATCTCCTAAAAGCACCAGCACCACAACTGCACCTGTTacacagtttgaaataaatttcaGCATTAATGACACATTCAAGGATGTCTACTCAAATTTGAATGATCCTGAAACTATAAAGCTGAAAGATCGCATCACCTCTGAG GTTTCCCAAGTTTACAAGAAGCGTTTTCCAAACTTTATTCGCATGGTTATTCTGCGATTCAG GAGCGGCTCCATTGTGACAGATAGTGTCCTTGAATTTGATAACAATGGCACTCGCCCTAACGTGTCAGAAGTGACAAACACCTTTGTTCAGGCAGCTACAAATGGAAACTTCAACTTCACGGTTGATCTGAAATCTGTCAATGTTTCAGAATCTGCTG TAACCCAGAATGTGACCTCAACTACAGCATTCTCTAGCAACACCACAACTGCATCACCTAATAACAGCAACATCACAACTGCATCTCCGAATAACAGCAACATCACAACTGCATCTCTGAATAACAGCAACATCACAACTGCATCTCTGAATAACAGCAACATCACAACTGCATCTCCGAATAACAGCAACATCACAACTGCATCTCCGAATAACAGCAACATCACAACTGCATCTCCGAATAACAGCAACATCACAACTGCATCTCTGAATAACACCAACATCACAACTGCATCTCCGAATAACAGCAACATCACAACTGCATCTCTGAATAGAACCAACATCACAACTGCATCTCCTATTAGCATCACCACTTCAACTGCACCTGTTacacagtttgaaataaatttcaGCATTATTGAAACATTCAAGGATGTCTACTCAAATTTGAATGATCCTGAAACTATAAAGCTGAAAGATCGCATCACCTTTGAG GTTTCCCAAGTTTACAAGAAGCGTTTTCCAAACTTTGTTCGAATGGTTATTCTGCGATTCAG GAGCGGCTCCATTGTGACAGATAGTGTCCTTGAATTTGATAACAATGGCACTCGCCCTAATGTGTCAGAAGTGACAAACACCTTCGTTCAGGCAGCTACAAATGGAAACTTCAACTTCACAGTTGATCTGAAATCTGTCAATGTTTCAGAATCTGCTG TAACCCAGAATGTGACCTCAACTACAACATTCTCTAGCAACACCACAACTGCATCACCTAATAACAGCAACATCACAACTGCATCTCTGAATAGAACCAACATCACAACTGCATCTCCGAATAACAGCAACATCACAACTGCATCTCTGAATAACAGCAACATCACAACTGCATCTCTGAATAGAACCAACATCACAACTGCATCTCTGAATAACACCAACATCACAACTGCATCTCCGAATAACAGCAACATCACAACTGCATCTCTGAATAACAGCAACATCACAACTGCATCTCCGAATAACAGCAACATCACAACTGCATCTCTGAATAGAACCAACATCACAACTGCATCTCTGAATAACACCAACATCACAACTGCATCTCCGAATAACAGCAACATCACAACTGCATCTCTGAATAACAGCAACATCACAACTGCATCTCTGAATAACACCAACATCACAACTGCATCTCTGAATAACAGCAACATCACAACTGCATCTCTGAATAGAACCAACATCACAACTGCATCTCCTATTAGCATCACCACTTCAACTGCACCTGTTACAAAGTTTAATATAAGTTTCAGCATTAATGAAACATTCAATGCTGTCTACTCAAATTTGAATGATCCTGAAACCATAAAGCTGAAAGATCGCATCACCACTGGG GTTTTCAAAGTTTACAAGATCCGTTTTCCAAACTTTGTTCGCATGGTTATTCTGCGATTCAG GAGCGGCTCCATTGTGACAGATAGTGTCCTTGAATTTGATAACAATGGCACTCGCCCTAATGTGTCAGAAGTTAAAGACACCTTCGTTCAGGCAGCTACAAATGGAAACTTCAACTTCACAGTTGATCTGAAATCTGTCAATGTTTCAGAATCTGCTG TAACCCAGAATGTGACCTCAACTACAACATTCTCTAGCAACACCACAACTGCATCACCTAATAACAGCAACACCACAACTGCATCTCTGAATAACAGCAACATCACAACTGCATCTCTGAATAACAGCAACACCACAACTGCATCTCCGAATAACAGCAACATCACAACTGCATCTCTGAATAGAACCAACATCACAACTGCATCTCTGAATAACAGCAACATCACAACTGCATCTCTGAATAACAGCAACATCACAACTGCATCTCCGAATAACAGCAACATCACAACTGCATCTCTGAATAGAACCAACATCACAACTGCATCTCTGAATAACAGCAACATCACAACTGCATCTCTGAATAGAACCAACACCACAACTGCATCTCTGAATAATAGCAACATCACAACTGCATCTCCGAATAACAGCAACATCACAACTGCATCTCCGAATAACAGCAACATCACAACTGCATCTCTGAATAACAGCAACATCACAACTGCATCTCTGAATAGAACCAACACCACAACTGCATCTCCTATTAGCATCACCACTTCAACTGCACCTGTTACAAAGTTTAATATAAGTTTCAGCATTATTGAAACATTCAATGCTGTCTACTCAAATTTGAATGATCCTGAAACCATAAAGCTGAAAGATCGCATCACCACTGGG GTTTTCAAAGTTTACAAGATCCGTTTTCCAAACTTTGTTCGTATGGTTATTCTGCGATTCAG GAGCGGCTCCATTGTGACAGATAGTGTCCTTGAATTTGATAACAATGGCACTCGCCCTAATGTGTCAGAAGTTAAAGACACCTTCGTTCAGGCAGCTACAAATGGAAACTTCAACTTCACGGTTGATCTGAAATCTGTCAATGTTTCAGAATCTGCTG TGAATGTGACTTCAGATGCAACAGTCTCTAGCAACACCACAACTGCATCTCTGAATAACAGCAACACCACAACTGCATCTCTGAATAACAGCAACACCACAACTGCATCTCTGAATAACAGCAACACCACAACTGCATCTCCAATTAGCACCAGTATCACAACTGCACCTGTTAAACAGTTTAGCGTAACTTTCAAAATTATTGATACATTCCTGAATGTCTACTCCAATATGAGCGCTACTGAAACCATAAAGCTGGCAAATAACATAACCTCTCag ATTATGCGAGTTTACAGGGTCCGTTTTGTGAACTTCCTTCGTATGTTTATTCGGCAATTCAG GAGTGGCTCCATTGTGACAGACAGTGTCCTTGAATTTAACAACAGCGGCACTCTCCCTAATGTGACTGAAGTGGCAAGAACTCTTGTTCAGGCAGTTAAAGATGGAAATTTCACCTTCAAAATTGATGTTACCTCCATCAATGTTACAGACTCCTCAGGGAACACTT CTTCTAGGTCTCCAGTCTTGGCCAGTATGCTCACAGCTTTGTGGATGACCCTCACATCACTTCTTTTGTCAGCTGTAATGCACCTCTGA